One part of the Sphingopyxis sp. PAMC25046 genome encodes these proteins:
- the rsmD gene encoding 16S rRNA (guanine(966)-N(2))-methyltransferase RsmD, which yields MRVIAGEWRGRKLLAPKNDATRPTADRTRETLFSMLASRLGSFEGLHVADLFAGSGALGIEALSRGAEQCLFAEQDRDALDALRGNLGTLSAAPRADIRAGSVLALGPARRTYDLILIDAPYDTGAGSVALDKLNRLGWIGTDSLISIETADKEMVDVAGFEIDATRKVGKAKLTLLRPV from the coding sequence ATGCGCGTCATCGCCGGCGAATGGCGCGGCCGCAAGCTGCTCGCGCCGAAAAATGACGCAACGCGGCCGACGGCGGATCGCACGCGCGAAACGCTTTTCTCGATGCTCGCGAGCCGCCTCGGAAGCTTCGAGGGGCTGCATGTCGCGGACCTCTTTGCCGGGTCGGGCGCGCTCGGCATCGAGGCGCTGTCACGCGGCGCCGAGCAATGTCTCTTCGCGGAGCAGGATCGCGATGCGCTCGACGCGCTCCGCGGGAACCTGGGCACGCTCAGCGCGGCGCCGCGTGCCGATATCCGCGCGGGTTCGGTACTCGCCCTCGGTCCGGCGCGCCGCACCTATGACCTCATCCTGATCGACGCGCCCTATGACACCGGGGCGGGCAGCGTAGCGCTCGACAAGCTCAATCGCCTCGGCTGGATCGGAACCGACAGCCTGATCTCGATCGAAACGGCCGACAAGGAAATGGTCGATGTCGCAGGCTTCGAAATCGATGCGACGCGCAAGGTCGGCAAGGCAAAGCTGACGCTGCTCAGGCCGGTGTAG
- a CDS encoding response regulator translates to MLFASRPTCIKRLLIIEDDPLTAFDNEHTLKHGGYQVVATVDSGEAAVAVMAAEPVDAVVLDLGLAGHMSGREVARLARDRGIAVLLVTGQCPADAEEIALACLGKPHSASALVSALKALETMICKNEAPRKVSGLTTFWRPEAA, encoded by the coding sequence ATGCTCTTCGCGTCCCGCCCGACCTGCATCAAGCGGCTCTTGATCATCGAGGATGATCCGCTGACCGCTTTCGATAACGAGCACACGCTGAAGCACGGCGGGTACCAAGTTGTCGCGACGGTCGATTCGGGCGAGGCGGCGGTGGCCGTCATGGCGGCCGAACCGGTCGATGCAGTCGTTCTCGATCTCGGTCTTGCCGGGCATATGTCCGGGCGCGAAGTCGCGCGGCTGGCGCGCGATCGCGGTATCGCCGTGTTGCTGGTGACCGGACAATGCCCCGCCGACGCCGAAGAGATCGCGCTCGCGTGCCTCGGCAAGCCGCACAGCGCTTCGGCGCTGGTTTCGGCGCTGAAGGCGCTCGAAACGATGATCTGCAAGAATGAGGCTCCGCGCAAGGTGAGCGGCCTCACGACCTTCTGGCGCCCCGAGGCGGCGTAA
- a CDS encoding pseudouridine synthase encodes MTTRRPPRSTPRPAADRDAPKGRRAARGAVSALKTKPAEEREEGPQRIAKLLARAGVGSRRDVERMIEEGRIALNGEVIAQPAPLLASLEGLTVDGNPVAKPVSTRLYRFHKPAGCLTAARDPKGRKTIYDLLPKGLPRLMPVGRLDYNTEGLLLLTNDGEFKRQLELPANGVERTYRARAFGDISQAQLEELAMGIEIDGVRYGRIDANLERRTGRNQWVEMTLTEGKNREVRRVLEHFGLQVSRLIRTRYGEFTLAGLDMGAAEVVPRDELFKFRRRLG; translated from the coding sequence ATGACGACCCGCCGCCCGCCCCGCTCGACGCCTCGCCCCGCCGCAGACCGCGACGCCCCGAAAGGCCGCCGCGCCGCGCGCGGCGCCGTATCGGCGCTCAAGACCAAGCCCGCCGAAGAACGCGAGGAAGGGCCGCAGCGGATCGCCAAGCTGCTCGCGCGCGCCGGCGTCGGCTCGCGCCGCGACGTCGAACGGATGATCGAGGAAGGGCGGATCGCGCTGAATGGCGAGGTGATCGCCCAGCCCGCGCCTTTGCTTGCCTCGCTCGAAGGCCTGACGGTCGACGGCAATCCGGTCGCCAAGCCCGTGTCGACGCGTCTCTATCGCTTTCACAAACCCGCGGGCTGCCTCACCGCGGCGCGCGATCCCAAGGGACGCAAGACGATCTACGATCTCCTGCCCAAGGGCCTGCCGCGCCTGATGCCCGTCGGGCGCCTCGACTATAATACCGAAGGGCTGCTGCTGCTCACCAACGACGGCGAATTCAAGCGCCAGCTCGAGCTTCCCGCAAACGGGGTCGAGCGCACCTACCGCGCGCGCGCCTTCGGCGACATCAGCCAGGCGCAGCTCGAGGAACTGGCGATGGGGATCGAGATCGACGGCGTCCGCTACGGCCGGATCGACGCCAATCTGGAACGGCGCACCGGGCGCAACCAATGGGTCGAAATGACGCTGACCGAGGGCAAGAACCGCGAAGTCCGCCGCGTGCTCGAACATTTCGGGCTGCAGGTCAGCCGCCTGATACGCACGCGCTACGGCGAGTTCACGCTCGCCGGGCTCGACATGGGTGCGGCCGAGGTCGTGCCGCGCGACGAGCTGTTCAAATTCCGCCGGCGTCTCGGCTGA